From Streptomyces sp. Edi4, one genomic window encodes:
- the pgeF gene encoding peptidoglycan editing factor PgeF: MIREQGTVSGAHFAFTDRWGGVSAVPYEELNLGGAVGDDPAAVRTNRGLAARKLGLDPGRVVWMNQVHGREVAVVDGPFGPGDPAAVDAVVTGRRATPLAVLTADCVPVLLADPVAGVAGAAHAGRPGMVAGVVPAAVEAMVSLGADPARIVARTGPAVCGRCYEVPEPMRAEVAAVEPAAWSQTSWGTPAVDVTAAVHAQLAALGVTDRQASSVCTLESPDHFSYRRDRATGRLAGYVWLD, translated from the coding sequence GTGATACGAGAGCAGGGCACTGTGAGCGGCGCGCACTTCGCCTTCACCGACCGGTGGGGCGGGGTGAGCGCCGTTCCGTACGAAGAGCTCAACCTCGGCGGCGCCGTCGGCGACGACCCCGCGGCGGTGCGGACCAACCGTGGGCTCGCCGCCAGGAAGCTCGGGCTCGACCCGGGCCGGGTGGTCTGGATGAACCAGGTCCACGGGCGCGAGGTCGCGGTGGTCGACGGCCCCTTCGGTCCCGGCGATCCGGCCGCCGTCGACGCGGTGGTGACGGGCCGTCGCGCGACCCCGCTCGCGGTGCTGACCGCGGACTGCGTGCCGGTCCTGCTCGCGGACCCGGTGGCCGGGGTCGCGGGCGCCGCCCACGCGGGGCGGCCCGGAATGGTGGCGGGCGTGGTGCCCGCCGCGGTCGAGGCGATGGTCTCGCTCGGCGCCGACCCGGCCAGGATCGTGGCCCGCACCGGGCCCGCCGTCTGCGGACGCTGTTACGAAGTGCCCGAGCCGATGCGGGCCGAGGTCGCCGCCGTCGAGCCGGCCGCCTGGTCCCAGACCAGTTGGGGCACGCCGGCCGTGGACGTCACCGCCGCGGTGCACGCGCAGCTCGCCGCCCTCGGCGTCACCGACCGGCAGGCCTCTTCCGTCTGCACCCTCGAATCGCCCGACCACTTCTCCTACCGCCGCGACCGTGCCACCGGCCGGCTCGCCGGATATGTCTGGCTGGACTGA
- the lspA gene encoding signal peptidase II — MAEAERVIGTPNVQGEGEGADGQEAPSERPKGKRKIAVLFVVAVVAYLLDLGSKTLVVAKLENHEPISIVGDLLQLNAIRNAGAAFGIGEAFTVIFTIIAAGVVVVISRLARKLYSLPWAIALGLLLGGALGNLTDRIFRSPGVFKGEVVDFIAPKDFAVFNLADSAIVCGGILIVILSFRGLDPDGTVHKD; from the coding sequence GTGGCAGAGGCGGAGCGCGTCATCGGTACGCCGAATGTGCAAGGGGAAGGCGAAGGGGCCGACGGCCAGGAGGCCCCTTCCGAGCGGCCGAAGGGCAAGCGGAAGATCGCCGTGCTGTTCGTGGTGGCGGTCGTCGCCTACCTCCTCGACCTCGGCAGCAAGACGCTCGTGGTGGCCAAGCTCGAAAACCACGAGCCGATCAGCATCGTCGGCGACCTGCTGCAACTGAACGCGATCAGGAACGCGGGCGCCGCGTTCGGGATCGGCGAGGCGTTCACGGTGATCTTCACGATCATCGCGGCGGGCGTGGTCGTGGTGATCTCGCGCCTCGCGCGCAAGCTCTACAGCCTGCCCTGGGCGATCGCCCTCGGTCTGCTGCTCGGCGGTGCGCTCGGCAACCTCACCGACCGGATCTTCCGCTCGCCCGGCGTGTTCAAGGGCGAGGTCGTCGACTTCATCGCCCCCAAGGACTTCGCGGTCTTCAACCTCGCGGACTCGGCGATCGTCTGCGGCGGCATCCTCATCGTGATCCTCTCCTTCCGGGGCCTGGACCCGGACGGCACCGTCCACAAGGACTGA
- the sepF gene encoding cell division protein SepF translates to MAGAMRKMAVYLGLVEDDGYDGRGFDPDDDFEPEPEPERDRRRHQPPHQVPLQDERDEPVRATQPPAPREPVQLSVESGRPARIAPVASITPERPSLEKNAPVIMPKVVSEREPYRITTLHPRTYNEARTIGEHFREGTPVIMNLTEMDDTDAKRLVDFAAGLVFGLHGSIERVTQKVFLLSPANVDVTAEDKARIAEGGFFNQS, encoded by the coding sequence ATGGCCGGCGCGATGCGCAAGATGGCGGTCTACCTCGGCCTCGTGGAGGACGATGGGTACGACGGCCGGGGGTTCGACCCCGACGACGATTTCGAACCCGAGCCCGAACCGGAGCGCGACCGTCGGCGGCATCAGCCCCCGCACCAGGTTCCGCTCCAGGACGAACGGGACGAACCGGTACGTGCGACTCAGCCTCCAGCGCCGAGAGAGCCGGTTCAACTATCGGTAGAAAGCGGACGACCGGCGCGAATCGCACCCGTGGCGTCCATCACACCTGAACGCCCGAGCCTGGAGAAGAACGCACCGGTGATCATGCCCAAGGTCGTGTCCGAGCGGGAGCCGTACCGCATCACCACGCTGCACCCGCGGACCTACAACGAGGCCCGTACCATCGGGGAACACTTCCGCGAGGGCACCCCGGTGATCATGAATCTCACCGAGATGGACGACACCGACGCGAAGCGACTTGTCGACTTTGCCGCCGGTCTCGTCTTCGGCCTGCACGGCAGCATTGAACGCGTGACGCAGAAGGTGTTCCTGCTGTCTCCTGCTAACGTCGATGTCACGGCGGAGGACAAGGCCCGCATCGCAGAGGGCGGATTCTTCAACCAGAGCTGA
- a CDS encoding DivIVA domain-containing protein, which produces MPLTPEDVRNKQFTTVRLREGYDEDEVDAFLDEVESELTRLLRENEDLRAKLAAATRAAAQNQQQQGMRKPEQQQDGRGQGAPVPAAISGPPQVQQQQPQMGPPQLPSGAPQLPAGPGGHGPQGQHGQHGQGPMGQGPMGQGPMGQGPMGQNQMGQNQMGQNQLGQGPMGQNQLGQGPMGQPMGGPMGHGPQMGQQAQAPGGDSAARVLSLAQQTADQAIAEARSEANKIVGEARSRAEGLERDARAKADALERDAQEKHRVAMGSLESARATLERKVEDLRGFEREYRTRLKSYLESQLRQLETQADDSLAPPRTPATASLPPAPQMSGSMASAGAGSMGHQMGGQPSMGGQQSMPSGPSYGGQQQMTPAMTQPMAPVRPQGPSPMQQAPSPMRGFLIDEDDN; this is translated from the coding sequence ATGCCGCTGACCCCCGAGGACGTGCGGAACAAGCAGTTCACGACGGTCCGCCTCCGAGAAGGCTATGACGAGGACGAGGTTGACGCCTTCCTCGACGAAGTCGAGTCCGAGCTGACCCGACTGCTCCGTGAGAACGAGGATCTGCGCGCCAAGCTGGCCGCCGCCACCCGCGCCGCCGCGCAGAACCAGCAGCAGCAGGGCATGCGCAAGCCGGAGCAGCAGCAGGACGGCCGAGGCCAGGGTGCCCCCGTTCCCGCCGCCATATCCGGTCCGCCGCAGGTGCAGCAGCAGCAGCCGCAGATGGGTCCGCCCCAGCTGCCCAGCGGCGCGCCGCAGCTGCCTGCGGGTCCCGGTGGCCACGGCCCGCAGGGCCAGCACGGCCAGCACGGCCAGGGCCCCATGGGTCAGGGTCCGATGGGTCAGGGCCCCATGGGCCAGGGTCCGATGGGCCAGAACCAGATGGGCCAGAACCAGATGGGCCAGAACCAGCTGGGTCAGGGCCCCATGGGTCAGAACCAGCTCGGCCAGGGCCCCATGGGCCAGCCGATGGGCGGCCCCATGGGCCACGGTCCCCAGATGGGCCAGCAGGCGCAGGCTCCCGGTGGCGACAGCGCCGCCCGTGTGCTCTCGCTCGCGCAGCAGACCGCCGACCAGGCGATCGCGGAGGCCCGTTCCGAGGCCAACAAGATCGTCGGCGAGGCCCGGTCCCGCGCGGAGGGCCTGGAGCGCGACGCCCGTGCCAAGGCGGACGCCCTGGAGCGGGACGCGCAGGAAAAGCACCGTGTCGCGATGGGCTCCCTCGAGTCCGCCCGCGCCACCCTCGAGCGCAAGGTCGAGGACCTGCGGGGCTTCGAGCGCGAGTACCGTACGCGTCTGAAGTCCTACCTGGAGTCTCAGCTGCGCCAGCTGGAGACGCAGGCCGACGACTCGCTCGCGCCGCCGCGCACCCCGGCGACGGCCTCGCTGCCGCCGGCTCCGCAGATGAGCGGGTCCATGGCGTCGGCCGGTGCCGGTTCCATGGGGCACCAGATGGGTGGCCAGCCGTCCATGGGCGGCCAGCAGTCCATGCCGAGCGGGCCGTCCTACGGCGGTCAGCAGCAGATGACGCCGGCGATGACCCAGCCGATGGCGCCGGTGCGGCCGCAGGGGCCCTCGCCGATGCAGCAGGCTCCCTCGCCGATGCGTGGCTTCCTGATCGACGAGGACGACAACTGA
- a CDS encoding RluA family pseudouridine synthase encodes MSTIPEIRTLPVPDGLEGERVDAAISRMFGFSRTKAAELAAAGKVQVDGAVVGKSERVHGGAWLEVEMPGAAAPVQIVAEPVEGMEIVHDDDDIVVIMKPVGVAAHPSPGWTGTTVIGGLAAAGYRISTSGAAERQGIVHRLDVGTSGLMVVAKSERAYTSLKAQFRERVVDKRYHALVQGHPDPMSGTIDAPIGRHPNHDYKWAVTAEGKPSVTHYDLIEAFRAASLLDIKLETGRTHQIRVHMSAHRHPCVGDLTYGADPTIAKRLKLTRQWLHAVRLGFEHPSDGQWVEFESVYPADLQHALDTIRAESE; translated from the coding sequence GTGAGTACGATTCCCGAGATCCGCACCCTGCCCGTTCCCGACGGCCTCGAAGGCGAGCGCGTCGACGCCGCCATCTCCCGCATGTTCGGGTTTTCCCGTACCAAGGCGGCCGAGCTCGCGGCGGCGGGGAAGGTGCAGGTCGACGGCGCCGTGGTCGGCAAGTCCGAGCGGGTGCACGGCGGGGCGTGGCTGGAGGTCGAGATGCCGGGGGCCGCCGCCCCGGTGCAGATCGTCGCCGAGCCCGTCGAGGGCATGGAGATCGTCCACGACGACGACGACATCGTCGTGATCATGAAGCCGGTCGGCGTCGCGGCCCACCCGAGCCCCGGCTGGACCGGCACCACCGTCATCGGCGGTCTCGCCGCCGCCGGCTACCGCATCTCCACCTCCGGCGCCGCCGAGCGCCAGGGCATCGTGCACCGCCTGGACGTCGGCACCTCGGGACTGATGGTCGTCGCGAAGTCCGAGCGGGCCTACACCTCGCTGAAGGCACAGTTCCGCGAGCGTGTCGTCGACAAGCGCTACCACGCCCTGGTCCAGGGCCACCCGGACCCGATGAGCGGCACCATCGACGCCCCGATCGGGCGCCACCCCAACCACGACTACAAGTGGGCCGTGACCGCCGAGGGCAAGCCGTCCGTCACGCACTACGACCTGATCGAGGCCTTCCGCGCCGCCTCCCTGCTCGACATCAAGCTGGAGACGGGCCGTACCCATCAGATCCGCGTGCACATGTCGGCCCACCGCCACCCCTGCGTCGGCGACCTCACCTACGGCGCGGACCCCACGATCGCCAAGCGCCTCAAGCTGACCCGCCAGTGGCTGCACGCGGTCAGGCTCGGCTTCGAGCACCCCTCGGACGGCCAGTGGGTCGAGTTCGAGAGCGTCTACCCGGCCGATCTCCAGCACGCCCTCGACACCATCCGGGCCGAGAGCGAGTGA
- a CDS encoding TraR/DksA family transcriptional regulator — translation MVAKKTAVETTTASGQASATRAAAGATTGSADQADQDDNGKKSAVGKKSAAGKKTTAQKSADTATAAKGAAKKGGAAKKTARARNTGVVTEADAHESAAPAKKTAATRNTGVATEPHAKGHGAKEHEEKGHEEKGQDAQAHDAGPHDADAHDADAHDQRGAGKRTVAKKTSTKKTATKKTAAKEAAGKKGGLAKKSGPGEATGTARAASDKATGKSAPAPKSAGTGAKKAATAAEGAASAAQETGANKVVAKKSAAGTAAGTAEASAVPAARAVVTAAPGELPVRPGEDPWTPEEVAEAREELSGEVRRLRDEIEASQAALAGLMRDSGDGAGDDDADTGTKNITREHEMALAARARETLEQSEHALERLDAGTYGYCEVCGKPIGKARMQAFPRATLCVEDKQKQERRG, via the coding sequence ATGGTGGCGAAGAAGACCGCCGTAGAGACCACAACGGCGTCCGGGCAAGCCAGTGCCACACGTGCTGCCGCAGGTGCCACCACGGGCTCGGCGGACCAGGCGGACCAGGACGACAACGGTAAGAAGAGCGCCGTCGGCAAGAAGAGCGCCGCGGGTAAGAAGACGACGGCGCAGAAGAGCGCGGACACGGCGACAGCCGCGAAGGGCGCCGCGAAGAAGGGCGGCGCGGCCAAGAAGACGGCCCGGGCCAGGAACACAGGGGTCGTCACGGAGGCGGACGCCCACGAGTCGGCGGCGCCCGCCAAGAAGACGGCCGCCACCAGGAACACGGGGGTCGCGACCGAGCCACACGCGAAGGGGCACGGCGCGAAGGAGCACGAGGAGAAGGGGCACGAGGAGAAGGGGCAGGACGCGCAGGCACACGACGCCGGCCCGCACGACGCGGACGCGCACGACGCCGACGCGCACGACCAGCGCGGCGCGGGAAAGCGCACGGTCGCCAAGAAGACCTCCACCAAGAAGACCGCCACCAAGAAGACCGCCGCCAAGGAGGCCGCCGGCAAGAAGGGCGGCTTGGCCAAGAAGTCCGGGCCGGGCGAGGCAACCGGGACGGCGCGGGCCGCGTCCGACAAGGCGACCGGCAAGTCGGCGCCGGCGCCGAAGTCGGCCGGGACGGGTGCGAAGAAGGCCGCGACCGCGGCCGAGGGGGCGGCTTCGGCCGCGCAAGAGACGGGAGCCAACAAGGTGGTTGCGAAGAAGAGTGCGGCCGGTACCGCGGCCGGTACCGCCGAGGCGTCGGCCGTACCGGCGGCCCGCGCCGTCGTCACGGCCGCCCCTGGCGAGCTTCCGGTCCGGCCGGGGGAGGACCCCTGGACGCCGGAGGAGGTCGCCGAGGCCCGCGAGGAGCTGTCGGGCGAGGTGCGGCGGCTGCGCGACGAGATCGAGGCGTCCCAGGCCGCGCTGGCGGGCCTGATGCGCGACTCGGGCGACGGGGCCGGCGACGACGACGCCGACACCGGCACCAAGAACATCACCCGCGAGCACGAGATGGCGCTCGCCGCCCGCGCCCGCGAGACCCTGGAGCAGTCCGAGCACGCCCTGGAACGGCTCGACGCCGGCACCTACGGGTACTGCGAGGTCTGCGGCAAGCCGATCGGCAAGGCCCGCATGCAGGCGTTCCCGCGCGCCACCCTGTGCGTGGAGGACAAGCAGAAGCAGGAACGGCGGGGCTGA
- a CDS encoding GNAT family N-acetyltransferase has protein sequence MTAFTVRRAEGPADVEACFAVRGAVFVVEQRVPEDVEYDAYDAIALHVLAVGPGGPLGTGRLLYGPGARARTGGPGIGSLGRLAVTREARGLGVGAALVRALEDAAVECGLSAVDLHAQTHALGFYERLGYEAYGEEFPDAGIPHRAMRRALP, from the coding sequence GTGACGGCCTTCACCGTCCGCCGGGCCGAGGGCCCGGCCGACGTGGAGGCCTGTTTCGCGGTGCGCGGGGCGGTCTTCGTCGTCGAGCAGCGCGTCCCCGAGGACGTGGAGTACGACGCCTACGACGCGATCGCGCTGCACGTCCTGGCCGTCGGCCCGGGCGGTCCGCTCGGCACCGGGCGGCTCCTGTACGGTCCCGGGGCGCGGGCCAGGACCGGCGGCCCCGGCATCGGCTCGCTCGGCCGCCTCGCCGTCACCCGGGAGGCGCGCGGCCTCGGCGTCGGCGCCGCTCTGGTGCGCGCCCTGGAGGACGCAGCGGTGGAGTGCGGCCTGAGCGCGGTGGACCTGCACGCGCAGACGCACGCGCTGGGCTTCTACGAACGGCTCGGCTACGAGGCGTACGGCGAGGAGTTCCCCGACGCGGGCATCCCGCACCGGGCGATGCGGCGGGCGCTTCCTTAA
- a CDS encoding YggT family protein, with translation MGVALQVIYIALMCFSAVLIFRLVMDYVFQFARSWQPGKAMVVVLEATYTVTDPPLKLLRRFIPPLRLGGVALDLSFFVLMIIVFLLINIVKVRL, from the coding sequence ATGGGCGTCGCACTACAGGTGATCTACATCGCGCTGATGTGCTTCTCCGCCGTGCTGATCTTCCGGCTCGTCATGGACTACGTCTTCCAGTTCGCCCGTTCATGGCAACCCGGTAAGGCGATGGTGGTCGTTCTTGAGGCCACCTACACTGTCACCGATCCACCGCTCAAGCTTCTGCGGCGGTTCATTCCGCCGTTGCGTCTCGGGGGCGTGGCACTCGACCTGTCCTTCTTCGTTCTGATGATCATCGTCTTCCTCCTGATCAACATCGTGAAGGTCAGGTTGTGA
- the ileS gene encoding isoleucine--tRNA ligase → MSQYRQVPAQVDLPALEHAVLDFWEQSKVFAKSLQQSEGRPEWVFYEGPPTANGMPGAHHIEARVFKDVFPRFRTMRGYHVARKAGWDCHGLPVELAVEKELGFTGKKDIEAYGIAEFNAKCRESVTRHTDAFADLTTRMGYWVDLDDAYRTMDPQYVESVWWSLKEIFNKGLLVQDHRVAPWCPRCGTGLSDHELAQGYETVVDPSVFVRFPLTGGPLAGRAALLVWTTTPWTLVSNTAVAAHPEVTYVVATNGEEKLVVAEPLLAKALGEGWEVTGERFTGAEMERWTYQRPFELVEFPAEAHYVVNAEYVTTEDGTGLVHQSPAFGADDLAVCKAYGLPVVNPVRPDGTFEQDVPLVGGVFFKKADEKLTEDLNERGLLFRHVPYEHSYPHCWRCHTALLYYAQPSWYIRTTAVKDAMLRENEKTNWFPESVKEGRFGDWLKNNIDWALSRNRYWGTPLPIWRCEDNHLTCVGSRAELTELTGTDQSSLDPHRPYIDEVTFTCTAEGCALEAVRVPEVIDAWYDSGSMPFAQYGYPHQNKELFESRYPAQFISEAIDQTRGWFYTLMAVGTLVFDKSSYENVVCLGHILAEDGRKMSKHLGNTLDPIPLMDQHGADAVRWFMAAGGSPWAARRVGHGTIQEVVRKTLLTYWNTVAFQALYARTSSWAPSAADPAPADRTVLDRWLLSELNSLVEQVTSALEAYDTQKAGKALSSFVDDLSNWYVRRSRRRFWQGDKAALRTLHDVVETVTRLMAPLTPFITERVWQDMVVPVTPSAPESIHLATWPEADTSAIDPELSRQMALVRRLVELGRATRAESGVKTRQPLSRALIAVAGFDALSPELHAQITEELNVSSLASLSEVGGSLVDTTAKANFRALGKRFGKGVQDVAKAVAAADAAALSASLRDTGTASVEVNGESVALAPDEVIITETPREGWSVASDSGATVALDLEITPELRLAGLARDAIRLIQEARKNSGLDVADRIAVRWESADPEVSSALTAHADLIADEVLATDYAAGDADDSYGSPFTDEPLSLTFRLRKA, encoded by the coding sequence ATGTCGCAGTACCGCCAGGTGCCCGCCCAGGTAGACCTGCCCGCCCTGGAGCACGCCGTGCTCGACTTCTGGGAGCAGTCCAAGGTCTTCGCCAAGAGCCTTCAGCAGTCCGAGGGCCGCCCCGAGTGGGTCTTCTACGAGGGCCCGCCCACCGCCAACGGCATGCCGGGCGCCCACCACATCGAGGCCCGCGTCTTCAAGGACGTCTTCCCGCGCTTTCGCACGATGCGGGGCTACCACGTGGCCCGCAAGGCCGGCTGGGACTGCCACGGCCTGCCCGTCGAGCTCGCGGTCGAAAAAGAGCTCGGCTTCACCGGCAAGAAGGACATCGAGGCGTACGGCATCGCCGAGTTCAACGCCAAGTGCCGCGAATCCGTGACCCGCCACACCGACGCCTTCGCCGACCTGACGACCCGCATGGGCTACTGGGTCGACCTGGACGACGCCTACCGCACCATGGACCCGCAGTACGTCGAGTCCGTGTGGTGGTCCCTGAAGGAGATCTTCAACAAGGGCCTGCTCGTCCAGGACCACCGTGTCGCCCCCTGGTGCCCGCGCTGCGGCACCGGCCTCTCCGACCACGAGCTGGCGCAGGGCTACGAGACGGTCGTGGACCCCTCGGTCTTCGTCCGCTTCCCGCTCACCGGCGGCCCGCTCGCGGGCCGGGCGGCCCTCCTGGTGTGGACGACGACGCCGTGGACGCTGGTGTCCAACACGGCGGTCGCGGCCCACCCCGAGGTCACCTACGTCGTGGCTACCAACGGCGAGGAGAAGCTGGTCGTCGCCGAGCCGCTGCTCGCCAAGGCCCTCGGCGAGGGCTGGGAGGTCACCGGCGAGCGCTTCACCGGCGCCGAGATGGAGCGCTGGACCTACCAGCGTCCCTTCGAGCTCGTCGAGTTCCCCGCAGAGGCGCACTACGTCGTGAACGCCGAGTACGTCACGACCGAGGACGGTACGGGTCTGGTCCACCAGTCCCCCGCCTTCGGCGCCGACGACCTCGCGGTCTGCAAGGCGTACGGACTCCCGGTCGTGAACCCGGTCCGCCCCGACGGCACCTTCGAGCAGGACGTGCCGCTGGTCGGCGGCGTCTTCTTCAAGAAGGCCGACGAGAAGCTGACGGAGGACCTGAACGAGCGCGGCCTGCTCTTCCGCCATGTGCCCTACGAGCACAGCTACCCGCACTGCTGGCGCTGCCACACCGCGCTGCTGTACTACGCGCAGCCGTCCTGGTACATCCGCACCACCGCCGTCAAGGACGCGATGCTGCGGGAGAACGAGAAGACCAACTGGTTCCCCGAGTCGGTCAAGGAGGGCCGCTTCGGGGACTGGCTGAAGAACAACATCGACTGGGCGCTCTCCCGCAACCGCTACTGGGGCACGCCGCTGCCCATCTGGCGCTGCGAGGACAACCACCTCACGTGCGTCGGCTCGCGCGCGGAGCTGACCGAGCTGACCGGCACCGACCAGTCCTCGCTCGACCCGCACCGCCCCTACATCGACGAGGTCACGTTCACCTGCACCGCCGAGGGCTGCGCGCTCGAAGCGGTACGGGTGCCCGAGGTCATCGACGCCTGGTACGACTCGGGTTCGATGCCGTTCGCGCAGTACGGCTACCCGCACCAGAACAAGGAGCTGTTCGAGTCCCGCTACCCGGCGCAGTTCATCTCCGAGGCCATCGACCAGACCCGTGGCTGGTTCTACACGCTGATGGCGGTCGGCACCCTGGTCTTCGACAAGTCCAGTTACGAGAACGTGGTGTGCCTGGGCCACATCCTCGCCGAGGACGGCCGCAAGATGTCCAAGCACCTGGGCAACACCCTGGACCCGATCCCGCTGATGGACCAGCACGGGGCGGACGCGGTGCGCTGGTTCATGGCGGCCGGCGGCTCCCCGTGGGCCGCGCGCCGGGTCGGCCACGGCACCATCCAGGAGGTGGTGCGCAAGACGCTCCTGACGTACTGGAACACGGTCGCCTTCCAGGCGCTGTACGCCCGTACGTCCTCCTGGGCGCCGAGCGCGGCGGACCCGGCCCCGGCCGACCGCACGGTCCTGGACCGCTGGCTGCTGAGTGAGCTCAACTCGCTGGTGGAGCAGGTCACTTCGGCCCTTGAGGCGTACGACACCCAGAAGGCGGGCAAGGCGCTCTCCTCCTTCGTCGACGACCTCTCCAACTGGTACGTACGCCGCTCGCGCCGCCGCTTCTGGCAGGGCGACAAGGCCGCGCTGCGCACCCTGCACGACGTGGTCGAGACCGTCACGCGTCTGATGGCGCCGCTGACGCCGTTCATCACCGAGCGGGTCTGGCAGGACATGGTGGTGCCGGTGACCCCCAGCGCGCCGGAGTCCATCCACCTCGCGACCTGGCCGGAGGCGGACACCTCGGCGATCGACCCGGAGCTCTCGCGGCAGATGGCGCTCGTGCGCCGTCTTGTGGAGCTGGGCCGCGCCACCCGCGCGGAGTCCGGTGTCAAGACGCGCCAGCCGTTGTCGCGGGCCCTGATCGCCGTGGCGGGCTTCGACGCCCTCTCCCCCGAGCTGCACGCGCAGATCACGGAGGAGCTGAACGTGTCGTCGCTGGCCTCCCTGTCCGAGGTGGGCGGCTCGCTCGTCGACACCACGGCCAAGGCCAACTTCCGGGCCCTTGGCAAGCGTTTCGGCAAGGGCGTGCAGGACGTGGCCAAGGCCGTCGCCGCGGCCGACGCGGCGGCGCTCTCCGCCTCGCTGCGGGACACGGGCACGGCGTCGGTCGAGGTGAACGGCGAGTCGGTGGCCCTCGCGCCCGACGAGGTCATCATCACCGAGACGCCGCGTGAGGGCTGGTCGGTGGCGTCCGACTCCGGCGCCACGGTCGCCCTCGACCTGGAGATCACCCCGGAGCTGCGGCTCGCGGGCCTGGCCCGGGACGCGATCCGGCTGATCCAGGAGGCGCGCAAGAACAGCGGGCTCGACGTGGCGGACCGGATCGCGGTGCGCTGGGAGTCCGCCGACCCGGAGGTCTCCTCGGCCCTGACGGCCCACGCCGACCTGATCGCCGACGAGGTCCTGGCGACGGACTACGCGGCCGGGGACGCCGACGACTCCTACGGCTCGCCCTTCACCGACGAGCCCCTGTCCCTGACGTTCCGCCTGCGCAAGGCGTAA
- a CDS encoding YggS family pyridoxal phosphate-dependent enzyme, with amino-acid sequence MTDRKSELARNLAQVEERIASACASAGRERAEVTLIVVTKTYPASDVRLLHELGVREVAENRDQDAAPKAEACADLDLTWHFVGQLQTNKVRSVASYADMVQSVDRGKLVGSLSTAAVRAGRELGCLIQVALDAESGERGARGGVAPDAVAELADLVAGAPGLRLDGLMTVAPLAGAYAGRQRAAFERLMEFSSRLRADHPAANMVSAGMSADLEEAVAAGATHVRVGTAVLGDRPRLG; translated from the coding sequence ATGACGGATCGCAAGAGCGAACTCGCCCGGAACCTGGCTCAGGTGGAGGAACGTATCGCCTCCGCGTGCGCCTCGGCCGGGCGCGAGCGCGCGGAGGTGACCCTCATCGTGGTCACCAAGACCTACCCGGCGAGCGATGTGCGCCTGCTGCACGAACTCGGAGTGCGCGAGGTCGCCGAGAACCGCGACCAGGACGCCGCCCCGAAGGCCGAGGCCTGTGCCGATCTGGATCTGACCTGGCACTTCGTGGGTCAGTTGCAGACCAACAAGGTTCGTTCTGTGGCCAGTTATGCCGATATGGTGCAGTCGGTCGACCGGGGCAAGCTGGTCGGTTCGCTCTCCACCGCGGCCGTCCGGGCCGGACGTGAGCTCGGCTGCCTCATCCAGGTGGCCCTCGACGCGGAGTCCGGTGAGCGCGGTGCGCGCGGGGGCGTCGCCCCGGACGCCGTCGCGGAGTTGGCGGACCTTGTCGCGGGGGCGCCCGGGCTCAGGCTCGACGGTCTGATGACGGTGGCGCCGCTGGCCGGAGCGTACGCCGGTCGGCAACGGGCCGCTTTCGAGCGGCTGATGGAATTCTCATCCCGCCTGCGCGCGGACCATCCGGCTGCGAACATGGTGTCAGCAGGGATGAGTGCGGACCTCGAAGAGGCCGTCGCGGCCGGAGCGACACATGTACGCGTCGGAACGGCGGTACTCGGAGACCGACCCCGGCTCGGGTAA